A region of Paractinoplanes abujensis DNA encodes the following proteins:
- a CDS encoding RtcB family protein, with protein sequence MSKRQDRRLVRTDDSWLTLPNPYDVPAEICAGPGVPIEPAAVDELLTVLETARTLDTLAAATPGLTVTPRVDRVVGTPDFHKGAGIPIGTVLRTAGALVPQAVGNDINCGMRVEVTSLTADSVRPRLDELETRLRHLFFEGGRRIGLTPAHREGLLRHGLPGLLAEGVPAGAEGVWRQAGPGDTGGRLHSAGQPATSADEFRDWIDSGGGTSYDSIIGSVGGGNHFAELQYVTAIHDSRTAYEWGLSPGRVVLMVHTGSLSLGHQANATGLTQARAAWPRAVPMPANRILPMLLDDRNAAGRERYLTAFTNAANFAVGNRFFLALMLRAGLAEAVGALSSQLIYDAPHNLLWPGEDGSVVHRKGATPAGAGEPVIVPGSMGAASCLLRGLGNGRSLESACHGAGRSIPRGATARGGDAELDAFLRDFRVVTPLNHRDPALAGRRDVLDAWRRDLKQEAPWAYKEVGPVVGSLQTAGVADPVAELKPLLTVKG encoded by the coding sequence GTGTCGAAACGGCAAGACCGGCGCCTCGTACGCACCGACGACTCCTGGCTGACGCTGCCCAACCCGTACGACGTGCCCGCCGAGATCTGCGCCGGGCCCGGCGTGCCGATCGAACCGGCCGCGGTCGACGAGCTGCTCACCGTGCTCGAGACGGCCCGCACGCTGGACACCCTGGCCGCGGCGACCCCCGGGCTCACGGTCACCCCGCGCGTCGACCGGGTGGTGGGCACCCCCGACTTCCACAAGGGAGCGGGCATCCCGATCGGCACGGTGCTGCGCACCGCCGGCGCCCTGGTCCCGCAGGCCGTGGGCAACGACATCAACTGCGGGATGCGGGTCGAGGTCACCTCGCTGACCGCCGACAGCGTGCGGCCCCGGCTGGACGAGCTGGAGACGCGCCTGCGGCACCTGTTCTTCGAAGGCGGCCGGCGCATCGGCCTGACCCCCGCCCACCGGGAGGGACTGCTCCGCCACGGGCTGCCCGGCCTGCTCGCCGAAGGCGTCCCGGCCGGCGCCGAAGGGGTGTGGCGCCAGGCCGGGCCCGGCGACACCGGCGGGCGGCTGCACTCCGCCGGACAACCGGCCACCTCCGCCGACGAGTTCCGCGACTGGATCGACAGCGGCGGCGGGACGAGCTACGACAGCATCATCGGCAGCGTGGGCGGCGGCAACCACTTCGCCGAACTGCAGTACGTCACCGCGATCCACGACAGCCGGACCGCGTACGAGTGGGGGTTGAGCCCCGGCCGGGTCGTGCTGATGGTGCACACCGGCTCGCTGTCGCTGGGCCACCAGGCCAACGCCACCGGGCTGACGCAGGCGCGGGCGGCGTGGCCGCGGGCGGTGCCGATGCCCGCCAACCGGATCCTGCCGATGCTGCTCGACGACCGGAACGCGGCCGGCCGCGAGCGGTATCTGACCGCCTTCACCAACGCGGCCAACTTCGCCGTCGGCAACCGCTTCTTCCTGGCCCTGATGCTGCGGGCCGGGCTGGCCGAAGCGGTCGGTGCGCTGAGCTCGCAGCTGATCTACGACGCGCCGCACAACCTGCTGTGGCCCGGCGAGGACGGGTCGGTGGTGCACCGCAAAGGCGCGACCCCGGCCGGCGCCGGGGAGCCGGTCATCGTGCCCGGCTCGATGGGCGCCGCCAGCTGTCTGCTGCGCGGGCTGGGCAACGGCCGCTCGCTGGAAAGCGCCTGCCACGGAGCGGGCCGCAGCATCCCCCGCGGCGCCACCGCCCGGGGTGGCGACGCCGAGCTGGACGCCTTCCTCCGTGACTTCCGGGTGGTCACGCCCCTCAACCACCGCGACCCCGCCCTCGCCGGGCGGCGCGACGTCCTCGACGCCTGGCGGCGTGACCTCAAACAGGAGGCGCCCTGGGCCTACAAGGAGGTCGGGCCGGTCGTCGGCAGCCTGCAGACGGCGGGCGTGGCCGATCCGGTGGCGGAACTCAAGCCGCTGCTGACAGTGAAAGGCTGA
- a CDS encoding glycoside hydrolase family 76 protein, whose translation MTIRRLAVVVVLASTALVQVQTTTAAQAATICNRYCDGRDAGLAPADRVPVSTTLYGRSFRLHVNDTDAMAWASAENGQAGDEVWLDRSFDGGRGWGDGSRLGATTTPAGSTGWRTGQFNVDDWGSTGVGVLRACGKAGDRPEIACTAWARSNWNAWDRRTAAATALMMRFDRGTGLFDTTGWWTGANALTALVDTIKRSGMRSYQYAIAATYDKNVNARQGQFRNEFLDDTGWWGLAWVNAYDVTGDSRYLNTARADADWMHSYWDTRCGGGIYWKTDRAGKNAIQNSLYIQLNAALSQRIAGDTVYRQRAQAGWTWFKSTGMLNAENLVNDGINMSTCRNNGDVTWTYNQGVLINALVQLHKLTGDADALATARRIGTALTTSGYLSPGGILREPNEPDTCSGDGVSFKGAAVRGLGALNAATGGAYNAYLQRNADSAYAGDRNSFDAYGSHWAGPWRSTNHSCQHSALDLLNAAP comes from the coding sequence ATGACGATCCGGCGGCTGGCAGTCGTGGTGGTCCTGGCCTCGACGGCACTCGTGCAGGTACAGACGACCACCGCGGCCCAGGCCGCCACGATCTGCAATCGCTACTGCGACGGCCGTGACGCGGGGCTGGCCCCCGCCGATCGGGTGCCGGTCAGCACGACCCTGTACGGGCGGTCGTTCCGGCTGCACGTCAACGACACAGATGCGATGGCCTGGGCTTCCGCCGAGAACGGGCAGGCCGGCGACGAGGTGTGGCTGGACCGCTCGTTCGACGGCGGGCGCGGCTGGGGTGACGGCAGCCGGCTCGGCGCCACGACAACTCCGGCCGGCTCGACGGGGTGGCGTACGGGGCAGTTCAACGTCGACGACTGGGGCTCCACCGGCGTCGGCGTGCTGCGCGCCTGCGGCAAGGCCGGCGACCGGCCCGAGATCGCGTGCACGGCCTGGGCGCGCAGTAACTGGAACGCTTGGGACCGCCGCACGGCCGCCGCCACCGCGCTCATGATGCGGTTCGACCGCGGCACCGGGCTCTTCGACACCACCGGCTGGTGGACGGGCGCCAACGCGCTGACCGCGCTCGTCGACACCATCAAGCGCAGCGGCATGCGCAGCTACCAATACGCGATCGCCGCCACGTACGACAAGAATGTGAACGCGCGGCAGGGCCAGTTCCGCAACGAGTTCCTCGACGACACCGGCTGGTGGGGCCTGGCCTGGGTCAACGCGTACGACGTGACCGGCGACAGCCGCTACCTGAACACCGCCCGCGCCGACGCCGACTGGATGCACAGTTACTGGGACACGCGCTGCGGCGGCGGCATCTACTGGAAGACCGACCGGGCCGGCAAGAACGCGATCCAGAACAGCCTTTACATTCAGCTCAACGCCGCCTTGAGCCAGCGGATCGCGGGCGACACCGTCTACCGGCAGCGCGCTCAGGCCGGCTGGACCTGGTTCAAGTCGACCGGCATGCTCAACGCCGAGAACCTGGTCAACGACGGTATCAACATGTCCACGTGCCGCAACAACGGCGACGTCACGTGGACCTACAACCAGGGCGTGCTGATCAACGCGCTGGTCCAGCTGCACAAGCTGACCGGGGACGCGGACGCCCTGGCCACCGCCCGGCGGATCGGCACCGCGCTGACCACCAGCGGCTATCTGTCGCCGGGCGGGATCCTGCGCGAGCCCAACGAGCCCGACACGTGCTCGGGTGACGGGGTGTCCTTCAAGGGCGCCGCCGTACGGGGTCTCGGTGCGCTCAACGCCGCGACCGGGGGCGCCTACAACGCCTACCTGCAGCGCAACGCCGACAGTGCCTACGCCGGCGACCGCAACAGCTTCGACGCGTACGGCTCGCACTGGGCCGGCCCGTGGCGCAGCACCAACCACAGCTGTCAGCACAGCGCGCTGGATCTGCTGAACGCCGCGCCATGA
- a CDS encoding alpha/beta fold hydrolase, whose product MTERREIAGLTCADWNPEATGPTVLALHGLTNTSEVWRALASSRPDTRVIAPDLPGRGGSLTTKAGPGLAGHAAEVVRVADECGLDDVILVGHSMGGYLAPLVAAKLAGRVRALVLLDGGVLPEPRWTTRRPIVRALWTLWTRPLSRTFPDASTFVDQVEGRALALRPDLRPRLEQWAAYLLDETGRPRVDLPRLIDDAVDTLAGRPTLPLLAELGVPVHVILAEHDGDDSARPFISDRGLAIGRDQLPRLTAERIAANHVTMLFHPAAGKAIAGREPRP is encoded by the coding sequence GTGACCGAACGCCGCGAGATCGCCGGGCTGACCTGTGCCGACTGGAACCCGGAGGCGACCGGGCCGACAGTGCTCGCGTTGCACGGGCTGACCAACACCTCCGAGGTGTGGCGGGCGCTCGCCTCGTCGCGGCCGGACACCCGGGTCATCGCCCCCGACCTGCCCGGCCGCGGCGGCTCGCTGACCACGAAGGCCGGCCCCGGTCTGGCCGGGCACGCCGCCGAAGTGGTGCGCGTGGCCGACGAGTGCGGGCTCGACGACGTGATCCTCGTCGGGCACTCGATGGGCGGTTACCTCGCCCCCCTGGTCGCGGCGAAACTGGCCGGCCGCGTACGGGCCCTGGTGCTGCTGGACGGCGGGGTGCTGCCCGAGCCGCGCTGGACCACCCGCCGCCCGATCGTGCGCGCGCTGTGGACCCTGTGGACCCGGCCGCTGAGCCGCACGTTCCCCGACGCGTCCACGTTCGTCGACCAGGTCGAGGGCCGGGCCCTGGCGCTGCGGCCCGACCTGCGCCCCCGCCTCGAACAGTGGGCGGCCTACCTGCTCGACGAGACCGGCCGCCCCCGCGTCGACCTGCCCCGCCTGATCGACGACGCCGTCGACACCCTGGCCGGCCGCCCGACGTTGCCACTGCTGGCCGAGCTCGGCGTGCCCGTGCACGTGATCCTGGCCGAGCACGACGGCGACGACTCGGCCCGGCCCTTCATCAGCGACCGCGGCCTCGCGATCGGGCGGGACCAGCTGCCCCGGCTGACCGCCGAGCGGATCGCGGCCAACCACGTGACGATGCTCTTCCACCCGGCCGCCGGTAAAGCGATAGCGGGCCGCGAACCGCGCCCCTAG
- a CDS encoding methyl-accepting chemotaxis protein produces the protein MTFVRRLRIRARLAASFAVVLGLLGVVVGIGVVALHRQSDSAQRLRDLQVLMHQVDEQKFRDADISGWQVASAWDAYRIGAKKAADPASDNRAGFLASAGELRTLLGATRTDLMTDTERALFAQMTEQWTKYFEADNQAVAAFAANRIDAGNAVVLGPGYEIYFTIVQLTDELVKSVTARTDRTAVDAQNSASAARTAMVVGLLLAVLAAVLLVALVTRSVTGPIGRVTHALRGLAEGDLAVRIGDTAPDEVGDMARTAEAAADGVRATVVTISDDARALAAAADTLYRVSGQIDGAVLTAYEQADRVAGTAGGVSGNVQTVAAGTEQMGASISEISRNAADAAGVAAGAVSAARDTSATINRLGDSSAEIGSVIGTIQAIAAQTNLLALNATIEAARAGELGKGFAVVASEVKDLAQETARATEEISQRIVAIQNDTGEAVAAIDGISQIIQQISDYQTTIASAVEEQSATTTEMNRGVTEAADGANDIARGISAVAQSTAASRESVAEATRAAGEVNALADRLRAAVNRFSV, from the coding sequence ATGACATTCGTACGGCGGCTGCGCATCCGGGCCCGGCTCGCGGCGTCCTTCGCGGTGGTGCTGGGGCTGCTCGGCGTGGTGGTCGGGATCGGCGTGGTCGCGTTGCACCGGCAGTCCGACTCGGCCCAGCGCCTGCGCGACTTGCAGGTCCTGATGCACCAGGTGGACGAGCAGAAGTTCCGCGACGCCGACATCTCGGGCTGGCAGGTCGCGTCCGCCTGGGACGCGTACCGGATCGGCGCGAAGAAGGCCGCCGACCCGGCCAGCGACAACCGGGCCGGCTTCCTGGCCTCGGCGGGCGAACTGCGCACCCTGCTCGGCGCCACCCGCACCGACCTGATGACCGACACCGAGCGGGCCCTGTTCGCGCAGATGACCGAGCAGTGGACGAAGTACTTCGAGGCCGACAACCAGGCGGTGGCCGCGTTCGCCGCGAACCGGATCGACGCCGGCAACGCGGTCGTCCTCGGCCCCGGCTACGAGATCTACTTCACGATCGTGCAGCTGACCGACGAACTCGTGAAGTCGGTGACCGCGCGCACCGACCGGACCGCCGTCGACGCCCAGAACTCCGCCTCCGCCGCCCGTACGGCCATGGTCGTCGGTCTGCTGCTGGCCGTGCTGGCCGCGGTGCTGCTGGTCGCGCTGGTCACCCGGAGCGTGACGGGGCCGATCGGGCGGGTCACGCACGCGCTGCGCGGCCTGGCCGAGGGTGATCTGGCGGTGCGGATCGGTGACACGGCGCCCGACGAGGTCGGCGACATGGCCCGTACGGCCGAGGCCGCCGCCGACGGTGTCCGGGCCACGGTCGTCACCATCAGCGACGACGCCCGCGCGCTGGCCGCCGCGGCCGACACCCTGTACCGGGTCAGCGGGCAGATCGACGGGGCCGTGCTGACCGCGTACGAGCAGGCCGACCGGGTGGCCGGCACCGCGGGTGGCGTCTCCGGCAACGTGCAGACCGTGGCGGCCGGCACCGAACAGATGGGCGCCTCGATCTCCGAGATCTCCCGCAACGCCGCCGACGCGGCCGGGGTGGCCGCCGGGGCGGTCAGCGCGGCCCGCGACACCAGCGCCACGATCAATCGGCTGGGCGACTCGTCGGCCGAGATCGGCAGCGTGATCGGCACGATCCAGGCCATCGCCGCCCAGACCAACCTGCTCGCCCTCAACGCCACCATCGAGGCGGCCCGGGCGGGCGAACTCGGCAAGGGCTTCGCGGTGGTGGCCAGCGAGGTCAAGGACCTGGCCCAGGAGACGGCCCGGGCCACCGAGGAGATCTCGCAGCGGATCGTGGCCATCCAGAACGACACCGGGGAGGCGGTCGCGGCCATCGACGGGATCAGCCAGATCATCCAGCAGATCAGCGACTACCAGACCACTATCGCCTCGGCCGTGGAGGAGCAGAGCGCCACCACGACCGAGATGAACCGGGGCGTCACCGAGGCCGCCGACGGCGCCAACGACATCGCCCGGGGCATCTCGGCCGTCGCGCAGAGCACCGCGGCCAGCCGGGAGTCGGTGGCCGAGGCGACGCGCGCGGCCGGCGAGGTGAACGCCCTCGCCGACCGCCTGCGGGCCGCGGTGAACCGGTTCTCCGTCTGA
- a CDS encoding endonuclease: protein MSEPKRHRRIALLAAPIIAAVFLTVPAGAAATLTVAQAISSQSGTGTVTGYVVGEPTATSTVRTSGFTGDTALALADSRTETSTARMVYVQITSSYRASFGLLGNPGRLGTTITVTGSLTAYFSHPGLKSPTAMTAGGTTTPPATPPPTGGTDSYYAGAAGKTGESLKTALHQIISSGVTKLSYDGVWNALKVTDQDPANSANVKLFYSGLSRSKSLNGGDQGDWNREHVWAQSHGDFGTAAGPGTDLHHLRPEDVAVNSARGNKDFDNGGTAVSGAPGNYTDSNSWEPRAAVKGDVARMIFYMAVRYEGGDSYPDLEADDATSSGSAPRMGRLSALLAWHAADPPDAAERARNQTIYASYQHNRNPFIDHPEWAASIF from the coding sequence ATGTCAGAGCCGAAGCGCCACCGGCGTATTGCTCTTCTCGCGGCACCGATCATCGCCGCCGTATTCCTGACGGTGCCTGCGGGCGCCGCCGCCACGCTGACGGTCGCGCAGGCGATCAGCAGCCAGAGCGGCACCGGCACGGTGACCGGTTACGTGGTCGGCGAGCCCACCGCCACCAGCACCGTACGGACCAGCGGGTTCACCGGCGACACCGCGCTCGCCCTGGCCGACAGCCGCACCGAGACCTCGACCGCGCGGATGGTGTACGTGCAGATCACCAGTTCCTACCGGGCGTCGTTCGGCCTGCTCGGCAACCCCGGCCGCCTCGGCACCACGATCACCGTGACCGGCTCGCTCACTGCGTACTTCTCGCACCCGGGCCTGAAGTCGCCGACCGCGATGACCGCGGGGGGCACGACGACCCCGCCGGCCACTCCCCCGCCCACGGGCGGCACCGACTCCTACTACGCGGGCGCGGCCGGCAAGACCGGCGAGAGCCTGAAGACCGCGCTGCACCAGATCATCTCCAGCGGCGTGACCAAACTGTCTTACGACGGGGTCTGGAACGCGCTCAAGGTGACCGACCAGGACCCGGCCAACTCGGCCAACGTCAAACTGTTCTACTCGGGCCTGAGCCGGTCGAAGTCGCTCAACGGCGGCGACCAGGGCGACTGGAACCGCGAGCACGTGTGGGCGCAGTCGCACGGCGACTTCGGCACCGCCGCCGGGCCGGGCACCGACCTGCACCACCTGCGCCCCGAGGACGTCGCGGTCAACAGCGCCCGCGGCAACAAGGACTTCGACAACGGCGGCACGGCAGTATCGGGCGCGCCCGGCAACTACACCGACAGCAACTCGTGGGAGCCGCGGGCCGCGGTCAAGGGCGACGTGGCCCGCATGATCTTCTACATGGCCGTGCGCTACGAGGGCGGCGACTCCTACCCCGACCTCGAGGCCGACGACGCCACCAGCAGCGGCTCGGCCCCGCGCATGGGCCGGCTGTCGGCCCTGCTGGCCTGGCACGCCGCCGACCCGCCGGACGCCGCCGAGCGGGCCCGCAACCAGACGATCTACGCGAGCTACCAGCACAACCGCAACCCGTTCATCGACCACCCGGAGTGGGCCGCGTCAATCTTCTGA
- a CDS encoding DUF1905 domain-containing protein — MELEFTGEIYYWRGPAPHHFVAVPEPECAALESAAALVTYGWGMIPATVHVGRTEFTTSLWPKDGGYIVPLKAAVRRSEGLELGDTVTIRLTVAAQGRVRK; from the coding sequence ATGGAGCTGGAGTTCACGGGGGAGATCTACTACTGGCGCGGGCCCGCGCCGCACCACTTCGTGGCCGTGCCGGAACCGGAATGCGCCGCCCTCGAATCGGCCGCGGCCCTGGTCACGTACGGGTGGGGCATGATCCCGGCGACCGTGCACGTCGGCCGGACGGAGTTCACCACGTCGCTGTGGCCCAAGGACGGCGGCTACATCGTGCCGCTCAAGGCGGCCGTCCGGCGCAGCGAAGGCCTCGAACTCGGCGACACCGTGACGATCCGCCTCACCGTCGCCGCCCAGGGTCGCGTCCGGAAATGA
- a CDS encoding cupin domain-containing protein, whose product MTTSEPLLTVVQPGGGREGSLGDIGVHFKLWGEDTGGALAVVEHPFPVGALVAPHLHTREDEHSIVTEGEIGFRSGDREVVLGPGGYISKPRGELHAMWNAGAVPARMIEIITPAGFEHFFREVAELIAAGPEAIQEGNDLAERYGLRFGEPEWLPGIIERYGLKA is encoded by the coding sequence ATGACGACATCGGAGCCGCTGCTGACCGTGGTGCAGCCGGGCGGCGGGCGCGAAGGCTCCCTCGGCGACATCGGCGTGCACTTCAAGCTGTGGGGTGAGGACACCGGCGGGGCGCTGGCGGTCGTCGAGCACCCGTTCCCGGTCGGCGCGCTGGTGGCGCCGCACCTGCACACCCGTGAGGACGAACATTCGATCGTCACCGAGGGCGAGATCGGCTTCCGCTCGGGCGACCGGGAAGTGGTTCTCGGGCCGGGCGGATACATCAGCAAACCGCGCGGTGAGCTGCACGCGATGTGGAACGCCGGCGCGGTGCCCGCCCGCATGATCGAGATCATCACCCCGGCGGGCTTCGAGCACTTCTTCCGCGAGGTGGCGGAGCTGATCGCGGCCGGCCCGGAGGCGATCCAGGAGGGCAACGACCTGGCCGAGCGCTACGGCCTGCGGTTCGGCGAACCGGAGTGGCTGCCCGGCATCATCGAACGCTACGGCTTGAAGGCCTG